Part of the Schaalia odontolytica genome is shown below.
GAACGGGGGCGTGTCGCGATCACTTGCGGTGGTACCTGGGGCTGGTGCCCAGGTGAATCGGAACTGAGCTGTTGTCGGATAGACGTAGGACCGATTCATCGGTACCGCGGTAGGTGTAGGAGTCGCTGAAAGCATCGGATGTCGGGGCAATCAGGCCGTCGCCGTAGTCCTGGACCTCCTGCGCCGTGGGGGCCGAGCCTCCCTGCTTCTGGGCGAGGGGGTTTTCGTCGGGGTATTGGGAGGGATCGGTGTTCACCAGGTCGCTGATGCTGATTGCCCCGTAGCCGGTGTACTTGTTCCACTCGTGGTTGGGGTTCAGACCCGTGTGGGTCAGGACCTGCAGGATCTGGTTGGCGGTGGCGTCGGGCCACTTCTGACGCGCGAGCGCCAGCATGCCTGCGACAAGTGGGGTGGAGACTGATGTTCCCTGTGTCTGCGCCTGAGGTTGTCCCGTTGAGGTATAGTCGCGCACTGTGACGGGGCCGCCGAGCGCTGCTGTGGTCACGCCGTTGCCCCAGGAGGAGTAGTCGGCGAAGGAACCGTCGCTCTTGATCGCGGAGACACCGACCACTCCGGACCACCACTGTAATCCGTCCTCGTTCTCGTCGGTCCTGTTATTACCGACGGCTGCGGCGACGATGACTCCTTGGTCCATGGCGCGCGCTATTGCCCATTTCATTTCGTCTTCGTGATCATCCGAGCCGCGAGAATAGGAGATTATCTGGGCACCGTCGTCAATGGCACGATTGATGAGCGCAGAAGTAGAGTCGAGTACCTTGCCGCCGGTGAAGCAGTTG
Proteins encoded:
- a CDS encoding S8 family peptidase, with the protein product MMARQILGVCVPRLSRVCVGWAGRAARALTTLFSASVLAAGALAVVPAPARAEDVITTQEYFSYYHLDTARAKGYTGKGVTIALIDGTVDTSAPELKGANIIDKSTCVPNSSPEAKGHATLMASLLVAPNYGVAPDATLLTYSSSSTTDSSDGNCFTGGKVLDSTSALINRAIDDGAQIISYSRGSDDHEDEMKWAIARAMDQGVIVAAAVGNNRTDENEDGLQWWSGVVGVSAIKSDGSFADYSSWGNGVTTAALGGPVTVRDYTSTGQPQAQTQGTSVSTPLVAGMLALARQKWPDATANQILQVLTHTGLNPNHEWNKYTGYGAISISDLVNTDPSQYPDENPLAQKQGGSAPTAQEVQDYGDGLIAPTSDAFSDSYTYRGTDESVLRLSDNSSVPIHLGTSPRYHRK